Proteins encoded by one window of Polyodon spathula isolate WHYD16114869_AA chromosome 16, ASM1765450v1, whole genome shotgun sequence:
- the LOC121328293 gene encoding polyhomeotic-like protein 2 isoform X7 encodes MTSGNGNSTSTVTGSAPQNGENKPPQAIVKPQILTHVIEGFVIQEGAEPFPVVRPPQLIENLKKQKQQLQSDQEKTPHSNPPNTTDSEMEDLTQQDLKDQEEEEEEDAPKLKCELCGRVDFAYKFKRSKRFCSMACAKRYNVGCTKRVGLFHPDRSKSTPKSDGPKHRRRRSRKSSLQHLNQETQKQQPATLQSLGGPVSSPLPSNPSQESSPGSDISSYEEPPSPLSAASSGAAPGRQGPAGRELPLLTQHFLPSDPTKWNVEEVYEFIRSLPGCQEIADEFRSQEIDGQAMLLLKEDHLMSAMNIKLGPALKIYARICLLKDS; translated from the exons ATGACCTCGGGGAACGGGAACAGCACTTCCACAGTCACAGGGAGCGCGCCACAGAACGGGGAGAACAAGCCTCCCCAGGCCATCGTCAAACCCCAGATCCTCACACACGTCATCGAGGGCTTCGTCATCCAGGAGGGGGCTGAGCCTTTCCCT GTGGTTCGCCCCCCGCAGCTCATCGAGAACCTGAAGAAACAGAAGCAGCAGCTCCAGTCGGACCAAGAGAAGACCCCTCACAGCAACCCTCCCAATACCACAGACTCTGAAATGGAGGATCTTACACAACAAG atttaaaagatcaggaggaagaggaagaggaggatgccCCAAAGCTGAAGTGTGAGCTCTGTGGCCGAGTTGACTTTGCTTACAAATTCAAAAGGTCCAAAAGGTTTTGTTCTATGGCCTGTGCAAAGAG GTACAACGTCGGCTGCACAAAACGAGTGGGCCTGTTCCATCCGGACAGGAGTAAAAGCACACCAAAATCAGACGGTCCCAAACACAGGCGCAGGAGGTCACGCAAGAGCAGTCTGCAGCATCTGAACCAGGAGACGCAGAAGCAG CAGCCTGCCACACTGCAATCCCTGGGCGGGCCAGTCTCCTCTCCGCTCCCTTCAAACCCCAGCCAGGAGTCCAGCCCGGGCTCGGATATCTCTAGCTATGAGGAGCCCCCCTCTCCACTGTCTGCCGCCAGCTCTGGGGCTGCTCCTGGGAGACAGGGTCCCGCAGGGAGAGAGCTGCCCCTCCTCACACAGCACTTCCTTCCCAGTGACCCCACCAAGTGGAACGTGGAAGAAGTGTACGAGTTCATCCGCTCCCTACCCG GCTGCCAGGAGATCGCAGATGAGTTTCGTTCCCAGGAGATTGACGGGCAGGCCATGCTGCTGTTAAAGGAGGACCACCTCATGAGCGCCATGAACATCAAACTGGGGCCTGCCCTGAAGATCTACGCCCGCATCTGCCTGCTGAAGGATTCCTAG
- the LOC121328293 gene encoding polyhomeotic-like protein 2 isoform X6: MFSIGISVTANGWAADLLKTNSNTGKAQERGVHVKAGGASAPAMTSGNGNSTSTVTGSAPQNGENKPPQAIVKPQILTHVIEGFVIQEGAEPFPVVRPPQLIENLKKQKQQLQSDQEKTPHSNPPNTTDSEMEDLTQQDLKDQEEEEEEDAPKLKCELCGRVDFAYKFKRSKRFCSMACAKRYNVGCTKRVGLFHPDRSKSTPKSDGPKHRRRRSRKSSLQHLNQETQKQQPATLQSLGGPVSSPLPSNPSQESSPGSDISSYEEPPSPLSAASSGAAPGRQGPAGRELPLLTQHFLPSDPTKWNVEEVYEFIRSLPGCQEIADEFRSQEIDGQAMLLLKEDHLMSAMNIKLGPALKIYARICLLKDS, from the exons ATGTTTAGTATTGGGATTTCTGTAACGGCGAACGGCTGGGCTGCTGACTTGCTGAAAACGAACAGTAACACAG GTAAAGCTCAGGAGAGAGGAGTGCATGTGAAGGCAGGGGGCGCCTCTGCTCCAGCCATGACCTCGGGGAACGGGAACAGCACTTCCACAGTCACAGGGAGCGCGCCACAGAACGGGGAGAACAAGCCTCCCCAGGCCATCGTCAAACCCCAGATCCTCACACACGTCATCGAGGGCTTCGTCATCCAGGAGGGGGCTGAGCCTTTCCCT GTGGTTCGCCCCCCGCAGCTCATCGAGAACCTGAAGAAACAGAAGCAGCAGCTCCAGTCGGACCAAGAGAAGACCCCTCACAGCAACCCTCCCAATACCACAGACTCTGAAATGGAGGATCTTACACAACAAG atttaaaagatcaggaggaagaggaagaggaggatgccCCAAAGCTGAAGTGTGAGCTCTGTGGCCGAGTTGACTTTGCTTACAAATTCAAAAGGTCCAAAAGGTTTTGTTCTATGGCCTGTGCAAAGAG GTACAACGTCGGCTGCACAAAACGAGTGGGCCTGTTCCATCCGGACAGGAGTAAAAGCACACCAAAATCAGACGGTCCCAAACACAGGCGCAGGAGGTCACGCAAGAGCAGTCTGCAGCATCTGAACCAGGAGACGCAGAAGCAG CAGCCTGCCACACTGCAATCCCTGGGCGGGCCAGTCTCCTCTCCGCTCCCTTCAAACCCCAGCCAGGAGTCCAGCCCGGGCTCGGATATCTCTAGCTATGAGGAGCCCCCCTCTCCACTGTCTGCCGCCAGCTCTGGGGCTGCTCCTGGGAGACAGGGTCCCGCAGGGAGAGAGCTGCCCCTCCTCACACAGCACTTCCTTCCCAGTGACCCCACCAAGTGGAACGTGGAAGAAGTGTACGAGTTCATCCGCTCCCTACCCG GCTGCCAGGAGATCGCAGATGAGTTTCGTTCCCAGGAGATTGACGGGCAGGCCATGCTGCTGTTAAAGGAGGACCACCTCATGAGCGCCATGAACATCAAACTGGGGCCTGCCCTGAAGATCTACGCCCGCATCTGCCTGCTGAAGGATTCCTAG